CTTTACGCAAATTGACGAACAATCGGCAGTCTACCATCAACCAGATAATACCCAAGAAAGATTAGCTGCACTGCAAGCATTATTATCATGCCCCACAGCTTCTATTGGTACCCTATCCAAACCCCAAGATATTAAAAATGCCCAGGAAACTTTCCCTATACCAATAGAAAATGATGTTTATCACTGTGGCTATCATTCAGAAAAATCCTACGCCGCAGCGAGTTATTTTCTCCAAGAAGGTAATATTTTAGTTGATTCTCCCCGGTTTACACCTCCCTTGGTGCAGCGCTTAGAAAAACTAGGGGGAGTGAAATATATGTATCTTACCCATAGGGATGATATTGCCGATCATCAGAAATTTGCTGAACATTTCCATTGTCAGAGAATCTTACATCAAGATGATATATCCACAAATACCCAAACTGTGGAAATTAAATTATCTGGCAAAGAGAATTTTTCCCTAACACCTGATAGTTTAATTATTCCTGTCCCTGGTCACAGTCGAGGACATAGTGTTTTACTATATAAAAAT
The Calothrix sp. 336/3 DNA segment above includes these coding regions:
- a CDS encoding MBL fold metallo-hydrolase; amino-acid sequence: MANVNLRRSHNIEGDFYVDSSCIDCDTCRWMAPQIFTQIDEQSAVYHQPDNTQERLAALQALLSCPTASIGTLSKPQDIKNAQETFPIPIENDVYHCGYHSEKSYAAASYFLQEGNILVDSPRFTPPLVQRLEKLGGVKYMYLTHRDDIADHQKFAEHFHCQRILHQDDISTNTQTVEIKLSGKENFSLTPDSLIIPVPGHSRGHSVLLYKNKFLFTGDHLAWSNSQQQLIAFRDFCWYSFSEQIKSMKTLLNYNFEWVLPGHGRRYHADRETMKQQLIKCIQWMESLE